From Diceros bicornis minor isolate mBicDic1 chromosome 17, mDicBic1.mat.cur, whole genome shotgun sequence, the proteins below share one genomic window:
- the B4GALNT1 gene encoding beta-1,4 N-acetylgalactosaminyltransferase 1 isoform X1 → MPGPRGGGRAGQGGGGLGDVRCSNEAVPFYLCAAASKPPHPKVFCIKMPGLGRERKPRCGRGREERRPGDPRPGECGERAGRGGGRGGRFAVHALAREMWRAPWAAGESLRDGRGHWCQPTPSLPTFLILPPLPPTQDAAGPPGPLCAGPAARLRLAGAPVREHPGRVGPPGTSCAVGAPAGPPQARAARPCLRAPLCTHPSQDQGASGGRQVRAIDLTKAFDPEELRAASALREQEFQAFLSRSQSAADQLLIAPANSPLQYPLQGVEVQPLRSILVPGLSLQAVSGQEVYQVNLTASLGTWDVAGEVTGVTLTGEGQPDLTLASPGLDQLNRQLQLVTYSSRSYHTNTADTVRFSTQGHEAAFTIRIRHPPNPRLYPPGSLPQGGEAVQYNISALVTIATKTFLRYNRLRALIASIRRFYPTVTVVIADDSDKPESVSGPHIEQYLMPFGKGWFAGRNLAVSQVTTKYVLWVDDDFVFTARTRLERLVDVLERTPLDLVGGAVREISGFATTYRQLLSVEPGAPGRGNCLRQRRGFHHELVGFPGCVVTDGVVNFFLARTDKVREVGFDPRLSRVAHLEFFLDGLGSLRVGSCSDVIVDHASKLKLPWTSRDSGAETYARYRYPGSLDESQVAKHRLLFFKHRLQCMTAE, encoded by the exons ATGCCGGGACCGAGGGGTGGGGGACGCGCGGGCCAAGGGGGCGGCGGGCTTGGCGATGTCCGCTGCTCTAATGAAGCAGTGCCCTTCTACTTATGCGCGGCCGCGTCGAAACCACCGCATCCAAAGGTCTTTTGCATCAAGATGCCGGGCCTCGGGCGTGAGAGGAAACCGAGATGCGGGAGAGGGCGAGAAGAAAGGAGGCCGGGAGACCCGAGGCCCGGCGAGTGCGGGGAGAGGGCCGGGagaggtggggggcgggggggacgaTTCGCCGTGCACGCCCTAGCGCGCGAAATGTGGAGAGCGCCCTGGGCGGCCGGCGAGAGCCTCCGAGACGGCCGGGGTCATTGGTGCCAGCCCACGCCTTCGCTCCCCACCTTTCTCATCCTCCCACCCCTACCGCCCACCCAGGATGCGGCTGGGCCGCCGGGCCCTCTGTGTGCTGGTCCTGCTGCTCGCCTGCGCCTCGCTGGGGCTCCTGTACGCGAGCACCCGGGACGCGTCGGGCCTCCGGGCACCTCTTGCGCTGTGGGCGCCCCTGCAGGGCCCCCCCAGGCCAGAGCTGCGAGACCTTGCCTCCGAGCCCCGCTATGCACACATCCCAGTCAGGATCAAGGAGCAAGTGGTGGG AGGCAGGTCCGAGCCATTGACCTCACCAAGGCCTTTGACCCGGAGGAGCTGAGGGCTGCCTCTGCCTTGAGGGAGCAGGAGTTCCAGGCATTCCTTTCAAG GAGCCAGTCCGCTGCTGACCAGCTGCTCATAGCCCCTGCCAACTCCCCCCTACAGTACCCCCTGCAGGGTGTGGAGGTCCAGCCCCTCAGGAGCATCTTGGTGCCAG ggcTGAGCCTGCAGGCCGTGTCTGGTCAGGAGGTGTACCAG GTGAACCTGACTGCCTCCTTGGGCACCTGGGACGTGGCAGGGGAAGTGACTGGAGTGACTCTCACTGGAGAGGGGCAGCCAGATCTCACCCTCGCCAGCCCAGGGCTGGACCAACTCAATCGGCAGCTGCAACTGGTCACTTATAGCAGCCGAAGCTACCACACAAACACAGCGGACACAG TCCGGTTCTCCACCCAGGGACATGAGGCTGCCTTCACCATCCGCATAAGACACCCCCCCAACCCTCGGCTGTACCCACCTGGGTCTCTACCCCAGGGAGGTGAGGCTG TCCAGTACAACATCAGCGCTCTGGTCACCATTGCCACTAAGACCTTCCTTCGTTACAATCGGCTACGGGCACTCATCGCCAGCATCCGCCGCTTCTACCCGACGGTCACCGTGGTCATCGCCGACGACAGCGACAAGCCAGAGAGCGTTAGCGGCCCCCACATCGAGCAGTATCTCATGCCTTTCGGCAAG GGCTGGTTCGCGGGGCGGAACCTGGCCGTGTCGCAAGTAACCACCAAGTACGTGCTGTGGGTGGACGACGACTTCGTCTTCACGGCGCGGACGCGGCTCGAGAGGCTTGTGGACGTGCTGGAGCGGACGCCGCTGGACCTG gtGGGGGGCGCGGTGCGCGAGATCTCCGGCTTCGCCACCACCTACCGGCAGCTGCTGAGCGTGGAGCCCGGCGCGCCAGGCCGCGGGAACTGCCTCCGGCAACGGCGCGGCTTTCACCACGAGCTCGTCGGCTTCCCAGGCTGCGTGGTCACCGATGGCGTGGTCAACTTcttcctggcgcgcaccgacaagGTGCGCGAGGTCGGCTTCGACCCGCGCCTCAGCCGCGTGGCGCACCTGG AATTCTTCCTGGATGGGCTTGGTTCCCTTCGAGTGGGCTCCTGCTCAGATGTCATTGTGGATCATGCATCCAAATTGAAGCTGCCTTGGACATCAAGGGACTCTGGGGCAGAGACTTATGCCCGGTACCGGTACCCAGGATCTCTGGACGAAAGTCAGGTGGCCAAACACCGCCTGCTTTTCTTCAAACACCGCCTGCAGTGCATGACCGCGGAGTGA
- the B4GALNT1 gene encoding beta-1,4 N-acetylgalactosaminyltransferase 1 isoform X2, which translates to MPGPRGGGRAGQGGGGLGDVRCSNEAVPFYLCAAASKPPHPKVFCIKMPGLGRERKPRCGRGREERRPGDPRPGECGERAGRGGGRGGRFAVHALAREMWRAPWAAGESLRDGRGHWCQPTPSLPTFLILPPLPPTQDAAGPPGPLCAGPAARLRLAGAPVREHPGRVGPPGTSCAVGAPAGPPQARAARPCLRAPLCTHPSQDQGASGGRQVRAIDLTKAFDPEELRAASALREQEFQAFLSRSQSAADQLLIAPANSPLQYPLQGVEVQPLRSILVPGLSLQAVSGQEVYQVNLTASLGTWDVAGEVTGVTLTGEGQPDLTLASPGLDQLNRQLQLVTYSSRSYHTNTADTVRFSTQGHEAAFTIRIRHPPNPRLYPPGSLPQGVQYNISALVTIATKTFLRYNRLRALIASIRRFYPTVTVVIADDSDKPESVSGPHIEQYLMPFGKGWFAGRNLAVSQVTTKYVLWVDDDFVFTARTRLERLVDVLERTPLDLVGGAVREISGFATTYRQLLSVEPGAPGRGNCLRQRRGFHHELVGFPGCVVTDGVVNFFLARTDKVREVGFDPRLSRVAHLEFFLDGLGSLRVGSCSDVIVDHASKLKLPWTSRDSGAETYARYRYPGSLDESQVAKHRLLFFKHRLQCMTAE; encoded by the exons ATGCCGGGACCGAGGGGTGGGGGACGCGCGGGCCAAGGGGGCGGCGGGCTTGGCGATGTCCGCTGCTCTAATGAAGCAGTGCCCTTCTACTTATGCGCGGCCGCGTCGAAACCACCGCATCCAAAGGTCTTTTGCATCAAGATGCCGGGCCTCGGGCGTGAGAGGAAACCGAGATGCGGGAGAGGGCGAGAAGAAAGGAGGCCGGGAGACCCGAGGCCCGGCGAGTGCGGGGAGAGGGCCGGGagaggtggggggcgggggggacgaTTCGCCGTGCACGCCCTAGCGCGCGAAATGTGGAGAGCGCCCTGGGCGGCCGGCGAGAGCCTCCGAGACGGCCGGGGTCATTGGTGCCAGCCCACGCCTTCGCTCCCCACCTTTCTCATCCTCCCACCCCTACCGCCCACCCAGGATGCGGCTGGGCCGCCGGGCCCTCTGTGTGCTGGTCCTGCTGCTCGCCTGCGCCTCGCTGGGGCTCCTGTACGCGAGCACCCGGGACGCGTCGGGCCTCCGGGCACCTCTTGCGCTGTGGGCGCCCCTGCAGGGCCCCCCCAGGCCAGAGCTGCGAGACCTTGCCTCCGAGCCCCGCTATGCACACATCCCAGTCAGGATCAAGGAGCAAGTGGTGGG AGGCAGGTCCGAGCCATTGACCTCACCAAGGCCTTTGACCCGGAGGAGCTGAGGGCTGCCTCTGCCTTGAGGGAGCAGGAGTTCCAGGCATTCCTTTCAAG GAGCCAGTCCGCTGCTGACCAGCTGCTCATAGCCCCTGCCAACTCCCCCCTACAGTACCCCCTGCAGGGTGTGGAGGTCCAGCCCCTCAGGAGCATCTTGGTGCCAG ggcTGAGCCTGCAGGCCGTGTCTGGTCAGGAGGTGTACCAG GTGAACCTGACTGCCTCCTTGGGCACCTGGGACGTGGCAGGGGAAGTGACTGGAGTGACTCTCACTGGAGAGGGGCAGCCAGATCTCACCCTCGCCAGCCCAGGGCTGGACCAACTCAATCGGCAGCTGCAACTGGTCACTTATAGCAGCCGAAGCTACCACACAAACACAGCGGACACAG TCCGGTTCTCCACCCAGGGACATGAGGCTGCCTTCACCATCCGCATAAGACACCCCCCCAACCCTCGGCTGTACCCACCTGGGTCTCTACCCCAGGGAG TCCAGTACAACATCAGCGCTCTGGTCACCATTGCCACTAAGACCTTCCTTCGTTACAATCGGCTACGGGCACTCATCGCCAGCATCCGCCGCTTCTACCCGACGGTCACCGTGGTCATCGCCGACGACAGCGACAAGCCAGAGAGCGTTAGCGGCCCCCACATCGAGCAGTATCTCATGCCTTTCGGCAAG GGCTGGTTCGCGGGGCGGAACCTGGCCGTGTCGCAAGTAACCACCAAGTACGTGCTGTGGGTGGACGACGACTTCGTCTTCACGGCGCGGACGCGGCTCGAGAGGCTTGTGGACGTGCTGGAGCGGACGCCGCTGGACCTG gtGGGGGGCGCGGTGCGCGAGATCTCCGGCTTCGCCACCACCTACCGGCAGCTGCTGAGCGTGGAGCCCGGCGCGCCAGGCCGCGGGAACTGCCTCCGGCAACGGCGCGGCTTTCACCACGAGCTCGTCGGCTTCCCAGGCTGCGTGGTCACCGATGGCGTGGTCAACTTcttcctggcgcgcaccgacaagGTGCGCGAGGTCGGCTTCGACCCGCGCCTCAGCCGCGTGGCGCACCTGG AATTCTTCCTGGATGGGCTTGGTTCCCTTCGAGTGGGCTCCTGCTCAGATGTCATTGTGGATCATGCATCCAAATTGAAGCTGCCTTGGACATCAAGGGACTCTGGGGCAGAGACTTATGCCCGGTACCGGTACCCAGGATCTCTGGACGAAAGTCAGGTGGCCAAACACCGCCTGCTTTTCTTCAAACACCGCCTGCAGTGCATGACCGCGGAGTGA
- the B4GALNT1 gene encoding beta-1,4 N-acetylgalactosaminyltransferase 1 isoform X3 has protein sequence MRLGRRALCVLVLLLACASLGLLYASTRDASGLRAPLALWAPLQGPPRPELRDLASEPRYAHIPVRIKEQVVGLLSGNNCSCESSGGSLLLPFQRQVRAIDLTKAFDPEELRAASALREQEFQAFLSRSQSAADQLLIAPANSPLQYPLQGVEVQPLRSILVPGLSLQAVSGQEVYQVNLTASLGTWDVAGEVTGVTLTGEGQPDLTLASPGLDQLNRQLQLVTYSSRSYHTNTADTVRFSTQGHEAAFTIRIRHPPNPRLYPPGSLPQGGEAVQYNISALVTIATKTFLRYNRLRALIASIRRFYPTVTVVIADDSDKPESVSGPHIEQYLMPFGKGWFAGRNLAVSQVTTKYVLWVDDDFVFTARTRLERLVDVLERTPLDLVGGAVREISGFATTYRQLLSVEPGAPGRGNCLRQRRGFHHELVGFPGCVVTDGVVNFFLARTDKVREVGFDPRLSRVAHLEFFLDGLGSLRVGSCSDVIVDHASKLKLPWTSRDSGAETYARYRYPGSLDESQVAKHRLLFFKHRLQCMTAE, from the exons ATGCGGCTGGGCCGCCGGGCCCTCTGTGTGCTGGTCCTGCTGCTCGCCTGCGCCTCGCTGGGGCTCCTGTACGCGAGCACCCGGGACGCGTCGGGCCTCCGGGCACCTCTTGCGCTGTGGGCGCCCCTGCAGGGCCCCCCCAGGCCAGAGCTGCGAGACCTTGCCTCCGAGCCCCGCTATGCACACATCCCAGTCAGGATCAAGGAGCAAGTGGTGGG GCTGCTGTCTGGGAACAACTGTAGTTGTGAGTCCAGTGGGGGgagccttctcctccccttccAGAGGCAGGTCCGAGCCATTGACCTCACCAAGGCCTTTGACCCGGAGGAGCTGAGGGCTGCCTCTGCCTTGAGGGAGCAGGAGTTCCAGGCATTCCTTTCAAG GAGCCAGTCCGCTGCTGACCAGCTGCTCATAGCCCCTGCCAACTCCCCCCTACAGTACCCCCTGCAGGGTGTGGAGGTCCAGCCCCTCAGGAGCATCTTGGTGCCAG ggcTGAGCCTGCAGGCCGTGTCTGGTCAGGAGGTGTACCAG GTGAACCTGACTGCCTCCTTGGGCACCTGGGACGTGGCAGGGGAAGTGACTGGAGTGACTCTCACTGGAGAGGGGCAGCCAGATCTCACCCTCGCCAGCCCAGGGCTGGACCAACTCAATCGGCAGCTGCAACTGGTCACTTATAGCAGCCGAAGCTACCACACAAACACAGCGGACACAG TCCGGTTCTCCACCCAGGGACATGAGGCTGCCTTCACCATCCGCATAAGACACCCCCCCAACCCTCGGCTGTACCCACCTGGGTCTCTACCCCAGGGAGGTGAGGCTG TCCAGTACAACATCAGCGCTCTGGTCACCATTGCCACTAAGACCTTCCTTCGTTACAATCGGCTACGGGCACTCATCGCCAGCATCCGCCGCTTCTACCCGACGGTCACCGTGGTCATCGCCGACGACAGCGACAAGCCAGAGAGCGTTAGCGGCCCCCACATCGAGCAGTATCTCATGCCTTTCGGCAAG GGCTGGTTCGCGGGGCGGAACCTGGCCGTGTCGCAAGTAACCACCAAGTACGTGCTGTGGGTGGACGACGACTTCGTCTTCACGGCGCGGACGCGGCTCGAGAGGCTTGTGGACGTGCTGGAGCGGACGCCGCTGGACCTG gtGGGGGGCGCGGTGCGCGAGATCTCCGGCTTCGCCACCACCTACCGGCAGCTGCTGAGCGTGGAGCCCGGCGCGCCAGGCCGCGGGAACTGCCTCCGGCAACGGCGCGGCTTTCACCACGAGCTCGTCGGCTTCCCAGGCTGCGTGGTCACCGATGGCGTGGTCAACTTcttcctggcgcgcaccgacaagGTGCGCGAGGTCGGCTTCGACCCGCGCCTCAGCCGCGTGGCGCACCTGG AATTCTTCCTGGATGGGCTTGGTTCCCTTCGAGTGGGCTCCTGCTCAGATGTCATTGTGGATCATGCATCCAAATTGAAGCTGCCTTGGACATCAAGGGACTCTGGGGCAGAGACTTATGCCCGGTACCGGTACCCAGGATCTCTGGACGAAAGTCAGGTGGCCAAACACCGCCTGCTTTTCTTCAAACACCGCCTGCAGTGCATGACCGCGGAGTGA
- the B4GALNT1 gene encoding beta-1,4 N-acetylgalactosaminyltransferase 1 isoform X4, with the protein MRLGRRALCVLVLLLACASLGLLYASTRDASGLRAPLALWAPLQGPPRPELRDLASEPRYAHIPVRIKEQVVGLLSGNNCSCESSGGSLLLPFQRQVRAIDLTKAFDPEELRAASALREQEFQAFLSRSQSAADQLLIAPANSPLQYPLQGVEVQPLRSILVPGLSLQAVSGQEVYQVNLTASLGTWDVAGEVTGVTLTGEGQPDLTLASPGLDQLNRQLQLVTYSSRSYHTNTADTVRFSTQGHEAAFTIRIRHPPNPRLYPPGSLPQGVQYNISALVTIATKTFLRYNRLRALIASIRRFYPTVTVVIADDSDKPESVSGPHIEQYLMPFGKGWFAGRNLAVSQVTTKYVLWVDDDFVFTARTRLERLVDVLERTPLDLVGGAVREISGFATTYRQLLSVEPGAPGRGNCLRQRRGFHHELVGFPGCVVTDGVVNFFLARTDKVREVGFDPRLSRVAHLEFFLDGLGSLRVGSCSDVIVDHASKLKLPWTSRDSGAETYARYRYPGSLDESQVAKHRLLFFKHRLQCMTAE; encoded by the exons ATGCGGCTGGGCCGCCGGGCCCTCTGTGTGCTGGTCCTGCTGCTCGCCTGCGCCTCGCTGGGGCTCCTGTACGCGAGCACCCGGGACGCGTCGGGCCTCCGGGCACCTCTTGCGCTGTGGGCGCCCCTGCAGGGCCCCCCCAGGCCAGAGCTGCGAGACCTTGCCTCCGAGCCCCGCTATGCACACATCCCAGTCAGGATCAAGGAGCAAGTGGTGGG GCTGCTGTCTGGGAACAACTGTAGTTGTGAGTCCAGTGGGGGgagccttctcctccccttccAGAGGCAGGTCCGAGCCATTGACCTCACCAAGGCCTTTGACCCGGAGGAGCTGAGGGCTGCCTCTGCCTTGAGGGAGCAGGAGTTCCAGGCATTCCTTTCAAG GAGCCAGTCCGCTGCTGACCAGCTGCTCATAGCCCCTGCCAACTCCCCCCTACAGTACCCCCTGCAGGGTGTGGAGGTCCAGCCCCTCAGGAGCATCTTGGTGCCAG ggcTGAGCCTGCAGGCCGTGTCTGGTCAGGAGGTGTACCAG GTGAACCTGACTGCCTCCTTGGGCACCTGGGACGTGGCAGGGGAAGTGACTGGAGTGACTCTCACTGGAGAGGGGCAGCCAGATCTCACCCTCGCCAGCCCAGGGCTGGACCAACTCAATCGGCAGCTGCAACTGGTCACTTATAGCAGCCGAAGCTACCACACAAACACAGCGGACACAG TCCGGTTCTCCACCCAGGGACATGAGGCTGCCTTCACCATCCGCATAAGACACCCCCCCAACCCTCGGCTGTACCCACCTGGGTCTCTACCCCAGGGAG TCCAGTACAACATCAGCGCTCTGGTCACCATTGCCACTAAGACCTTCCTTCGTTACAATCGGCTACGGGCACTCATCGCCAGCATCCGCCGCTTCTACCCGACGGTCACCGTGGTCATCGCCGACGACAGCGACAAGCCAGAGAGCGTTAGCGGCCCCCACATCGAGCAGTATCTCATGCCTTTCGGCAAG GGCTGGTTCGCGGGGCGGAACCTGGCCGTGTCGCAAGTAACCACCAAGTACGTGCTGTGGGTGGACGACGACTTCGTCTTCACGGCGCGGACGCGGCTCGAGAGGCTTGTGGACGTGCTGGAGCGGACGCCGCTGGACCTG gtGGGGGGCGCGGTGCGCGAGATCTCCGGCTTCGCCACCACCTACCGGCAGCTGCTGAGCGTGGAGCCCGGCGCGCCAGGCCGCGGGAACTGCCTCCGGCAACGGCGCGGCTTTCACCACGAGCTCGTCGGCTTCCCAGGCTGCGTGGTCACCGATGGCGTGGTCAACTTcttcctggcgcgcaccgacaagGTGCGCGAGGTCGGCTTCGACCCGCGCCTCAGCCGCGTGGCGCACCTGG AATTCTTCCTGGATGGGCTTGGTTCCCTTCGAGTGGGCTCCTGCTCAGATGTCATTGTGGATCATGCATCCAAATTGAAGCTGCCTTGGACATCAAGGGACTCTGGGGCAGAGACTTATGCCCGGTACCGGTACCCAGGATCTCTGGACGAAAGTCAGGTGGCCAAACACCGCCTGCTTTTCTTCAAACACCGCCTGCAGTGCATGACCGCGGAGTGA